From Acomys russatus chromosome 25, mAcoRus1.1, whole genome shotgun sequence, a single genomic window includes:
- the Msantd5 gene encoding putative uncharacterized protein MSANTD5, which yields MQEWEVVEQEVGHPGKKIHKKTKALCSFPVLLPAGPKEELGKAFQAFGITSLIQGYLITYYTAKNDPELLKIWKNWCLFYSPREANQHESLINTEESNVGWSGKQAGQRPSDPSSRTWTDSEIRVFLQEWEVVEQELGHPGKKIHKKTRALCQRLHQRGLKKSWGSCFHLLLSLQDLHRTLCNERSRMEPLFSPYAEALYRILGYGLQENLVQGPVYEGPGNPQLLMYPQAPRYQPGDYGAPVPSVKLQWNPVPMISQGYFLFPSWEPWNPGYPMSAPHLHPTFVLGDPSFQQLWSAAE from the exons ATGCAG GAGTGGGAAGTAGTTGAACAGGAAGTGGGCCACCCAGGCAAGAAgattcacaagaagaccaaggcTCTTTGCTCTTTTCCAGTGCTTCTACCAGCAGGGCCTAAAGAAGAGCTGGGAAAGGCGTTTCAAGCTTTTG GCATTACCTCATTGATCCAAGGCTATCTCATAACCTACTATACAGCCAAGAATGACCCTGAACTGttgaaaatatggaaaaattgGTGCCTGTTCTACTCACCT AGAGAAGCAAACCAACATGAAAGTTTGATTAACACTGAAGAATCCAATGTGGGATGGAGTGGGAAGCAGGCAGGACAAAGGCCCTCAG ATCCTTCCAGTAGGACATGGACTGACTCTGAAATCAGGGTCTTCCTGCAGGAGTGGGAAGTAGTGGAACAGGAATTGGGCCACCCAGGCAAgaagatccacaagaagaccagggCTCTTTGCCAGCGCCTCCACCAGCGGGGTCTGAAGAAGAGCTGGGGAAGCTGCTTCCACCTTCTGCTGAGCCTGCAGGATCTGCACAGGACGCTCTGTAATGAGAGATCGAGGATGGAACCCTTGTTTTCTCCCTATGCGGAGGCCCTCTACCGGATCCTGGGCTATGGTCTGCAGGAAAACCTTGTCCAAG gTCCTGTCTATGAAGGGCCTGGTAATCCCCAGCTTCTCATGTACCCTCAGGCTCCCAGATATCAGCCTGGGGACTATGGAGCCCCTGTTCCCTCTGTAAAGCTTCAATGGAACCCGGTGCCGATGATATCCCAGGGGTATTTCCTGTTTCCCAGCTGGGAGCCCTGGAACCCCGGCTATCCAATGTCAGCTCCACACCTACACCCCACCTTTGTCCTAGGCGACCCAAGCTTCCAGCAGCTGTGGTCAGCCGCTGAATAA